From Falco naumanni isolate bFalNau1 chromosome 4, bFalNau1.pat, whole genome shotgun sequence:
caaaagcagatttaaattatgttttcccaTAGTTTCATTGTTGTGACAGTGTGACAGGTCACAATAACATTATGTTTTTGCCATGTATGACCCAGCAATTTTTAATGCAGCGGCTATGACAGATGGGGTACCCTACTGATAGCACTATTCTTGAGCAGAAGTTTTGCAGAGTTTGCTTCCTACTCTGAGTCATTCACATTCTCAGTTTCTCTGGCTTGTGTCCAAGCTCATATTTCAGCCTGTCTGTGCAATGTAGTTATTTCTGCTTAACATCAAGTTATTCAACTCAGATATAGGCTTCTCTTGTCTTAACTGACATACCACTGAATATAGCGATTAGAAGCAGAATTCAAACCTTCTTATGTCATTGAATGGTTTAGCTCCATGGTTTCTTGTTAAGCACAAGTTTCTAACAGTACTCCTGAAACATAACAGCATTTCTATTGTATAATCTTCATTTATGTGAATTACTGTGGCTTCAATATGTTCTACAGCATTTGCATAAATAAGAAGCTCCACTGATTTAATGATTAATAATACATTTGGAATATCTACATCTTCCAGTGTGAGTTTTTCTAGACAATTTGCTTTACTTCAGTAGGAAACCGAAATAATTCCCCCATCAGCCATGAATTTCtgttcactttttctttttcttcttttatctttttccctgTTAAGCAAAAGCAACCCAAGGAGAGAAATGTCTGCTCAGGTCTGCATTCTCCTTTTGAGACAGTAGATCCTGCAAAACTTCATCATACTGGTTGAAGTCAGGTAGGAGCATCAAGtgacattttccttcttatCTCTGTGCAGCTTTCAGAGGGAATCAATGCAGGACAAGGACTAGGTATTGAAATCATTGCTACCTTCCAGCTGGTGTTGTGTGTCCTTGCCACCACAGACCGGAGAAGGAATGACGTCTCAGGATCAGCACCTTTGGCCATTGGTCTCTCCGTTGCCTTGGGACATCTTCTTGCTGTAAGTTTTAGCTCTCACAGTTGATAGCTGCAATGTCCCACCCCAGGATGGGCCAGTGAAGGCAGGAAGATGATGGGAAGATGatagttttttccttctccttccactTCAGATACTGACCTTGTTTCTGCCACACGCATGGCCCTTCTTTCTTGAACTCTGTGGCTGTGGCACTAAGTGATGAGGTTGGAGGAGCCACTGCAGTAGGAACTGTTtccctggtgggaaaggacagGCACATGGCAAAGAgtcttcccccttttttctgaGGAAGAGTGGGTGGGATGAATGAAACTGTTGTGAGCATCCAAACCATACTGCCAGCTGTCACATACCCTCCTGTGTAATGAAGCTGCCACACGTGCATCAGTGCCTCACCACTGGTTCTCTTTCCACCTTCTAGATTGATTACACCGGTTGTGGAATTAACCCAGCCAGATCTTTTGGCTCAGCGCTGATTGCCAACAACTTTGAAAATCACTGGGTAAGTTGAATCAGTTTGTTTAGCTTACAAGAGGCTATGCATATACACAATCTACAAAATCAGgaatatataaacacatatcATTAGCACCAAGTCAGTGagtttccatttccatttcatttaacAAAGAATAATCTCCTTTTACTTCCAACCAGCCTCTGGAGATCACAAAGTCCTCTAATTGAGTGTGTATATTCAAAGTAATAcagtcaattattttttttttttatttcccttaaattttatttatttcaaatattttaaatgtgaaagcaTCATACACAGAATCCTGTATTGAGTATTTATTGTTTAAACTGGGTTTGTAACGTGCTACTGCTTTATCTGGTAAAACCTAATTTAGGAAGGTTCTTAAGCAGGTCTATAAACTGAAATGGATCATCTAATATTTGGAAGCTAATAAAATATTGATCTTCTTAAAGTTAAGTGTCTGCTTATGTGCTTTCATGGATAAGTGCTCTGGAAACATTATAATTTTTAGATTATTCCCTGTGGTTAAATGTGTTTAACATGAGGAACTTcacaaaaattaacatttcactAAAGCTCAATAAAGGCGGCTGTTATAAAAGCCCTAAATGACCATGtgtttttgaatattttaaatatagcttGTTCCAACACTACAACTCATGATTTCGACAGCCAGTTGTATAGACATCCATGGAATTTTAGTGGTAGTACAATGGATTGTGAAAATTTTGGATACAGATGCTATTTTAATCCaaagaataaaacacaaaaggTGAACACTGGGGAAATCTTGCTATTAATTAATGGCACTTAAATCTCACTGAAATACTTCTATTGGGTTACTAAGGTAATGTGACTAAGCTAGTAGCTactattttcagaatttaataaaatattttcctttgtacaGAGAGAAGGAGATAGAGGTAATAATTCATATTAAACCACTgacattgctgaaaaaaaaaccccaacattttcaGCCTCAGAAAGTCTTTGGCCATGCAAATCCCTCGAAAtcaactgttatttttaataaaaccaacCTGcctaaaaaaatacttttattacCTCTCCCTCCAAACTTTACTTACCTTAAGTGAGTAGACAGTACAATTACAGTACTCTCACTAGCTAAATAGCAGCTAGCAGCAAATTAGGCACCTGATTAGGTTCTCACTGAGTGTTACTTTCTAAGTACCAATCGCTGATAGTGGGAGAATGGAATCCAATGCCCTTGTTGCTTTTAGAATTTGTGCTCCCCTGCCAAATCTGTCTGGAGGAACTGAGATGTTTTACCAGTGGATACCTGATTTTAAATATCAGAACTTGATAAGTCACTTGATAGTCACAGCTATTAATCTCTTGGGTCTATTGCCTATTCATGGTGAGACATTCCCAGTTTCTTGCCTTGCAGTTGAGTGAACATTCCGGTGATAGACTGTAATTTTAATGTTTGCACTGTAAATCTTGTGGTGAAAAATCCTCAGAGGACATTTTCAGAACAGCTTGAAATGCTGTAATACCTGAGGCATTAACTGGGCTTGGAACTGTGTTTCAGATCTTCTGGGTTGGCCCAATCATTGGAGGAGCAAGCGCTGCCCTGATTTATGACTTTGTCCTGGCTCCCAGAAGCAGTGACCTGACTGACCGCGTGAAGGTGTGGACCAGTGGCCAAGTAGAAGAGTATGATCTGGAAGGAGATGATATGAACTCCAGGGTTGAAATGAAGCCAAAATAAAGaaggacaagggaaaaaaaaaaaaaagcaaaaaaaaaaagcacattggTTTCCGAAGATTTTATCAGTGTTATAGACTCTTTGTAAACCAGCAAGCagtactttgttttttaattcaatatgtttttccattttttgtccCCAAtcttaataacatttttatatctggtgtttttcaattaaaaagtcTTCAGACCAAGAAGTCATTAGACACTTTTGTGTGAGCTAAATAAATTGGGCTGAAAATTAACCCCTTTCTTACCACCACCACATTTTCTGGTGTATTTAGCATGAGTGGTTCTCCCAGCACATCACTCAGTAATGATAAGTTGTCCAAATGACCAGTGTGTTTGCTGAAAGAATAGATACTGGGGACAGAAAACCTTCTGTACCAATAACAGGGGCCTTATActggaaaaagtatttatacAAATATGTGAGGCTGGTATCTAATGCCAGCAGCGCATGTGAAAAACGATGTCAAACCGTTGCCAGAACGCATCTTTGCAAGCAAACGCCACTAACAATGACTTGTTATGTAGACTCAGCCATGATTTTCTATATGTTTGATAAACTCTGAGAAAGAGCACCAGAAAGGTTAAGCAGGGCAAGATCCTCCAGTCCCAGGACCCGTTTAGATTTTCCCGTGCTTCATTCTCCCTGAGCATCCAGCTCATTGTGCTGGGAGAGAACGTATGACAAAAAATGTATAGATACGTTAATTACCAGGAAGTAATAACTAGAGGTCAAATTGAAAAGTAGTAATAACAATGGCAAGAAGAACAACACAGTGCCAATACCTAAACAGGATCTGATTGTTCCTGTGACTACTCTGCTTTTGTTCATCTTATAAATTGAACCGTACGTTTTAAAGCAAAccaaggcggggggggggggggaaggttcCTTTCTTCCTGACCCCATTCTAATAGCCAGTGCTGTGACATTCAGGGACAATGAGTAGATATACACACAGTATATTTTCTAATGAGGGACAAATGCATAACTGTGTGTAAGTCCATTTTGGGggtcattgctttgtttttatatatatatatataaatgtttatatatatgttttatacaGAAAGCCTAGTATActgttttgtaagaaaataagacaaatgGAAAGAATTGCAGCAGTGTTTAGCAAATAAATGACACTGGAAAcgtaaagaaaattaacactcTAAATGATGtggaagaatattttctgttttcgtttttgtgtgtgtgctacTTATGATTTCCTGAGTAACCCAAAGCATTAGCTGGTCTTACCTACTAACTATAGAATATAGTTAAAGCAGATACATGCTGATATACTTGTTCTGCACCAAACAGTTTTACATAAGAAATGAGGCCCAGAGGAACCTACACAAAAAGCTGTGCACTTTACCATTCAAACACCCCAGGGGTAATATGATGGATATCTTCCCTTGGAGAGACAGTGTGGACATGGAAGTTGAGAGAGGGCTGATATGGGAATCCGCATAGGTTGGATCATTTCATCAAGGTGAGCAGatgcacaatgaaaaaaaaaaaaaaaaaaaaaaaggaaattcaccagcaaaataaaacagaatacattttatctttcttgTCTACATTTGGTGTGCTATCACATGTATTGTCTATGTACATACAGCATGATTGAAATTTGGggtggtttaaaaataaaatcagttgtGCTAACACATGAAATGTTCATGattcttgatttttaatttgccttGTAACACAATgctatttcattttctataCCACTCTTCAGGTGCCCACCTGTAACACTGAgaccatttctgcttttccactcCTTTGATTTGATGCTAGTCTTTGGGGAAAGGGAGATTCTTCCTTCCTATGGCAGGGGAAGCAGGCCCTCACCCTGAAGAAAGCTCTATCTAAATTATACTTAGAAGTAAAGCAAGGTACCACAACCTTGTGCCCACTTTCCAGAATCTTTTCTCAACTTCATTTGTTGGTATCCTAGTGCATCCACTGACCCCAAATTAAccctttttttgccttgcagAATCTATGGCCAGAGCAGTTGCAGAATCACCCGCAGcatatagggtttttttacaagcTTGAGGTAACTTAACACATATAGTGATGGAGAAAATGTGAGATTCACAATTTGTCCCTTAGTCTATACCCTGTGAAGAGCAATAACTTGTCCTATTTTCTATGCCTCAAAGCCCAAAACTCTGAAGACAAGCAATACTGCCTTTCCGTTTGGTGTGCAATAGGACTAGTCACGTTAGCTGCTCTAGCTGCTGCTTATGATCGCCATGATAATAAACAGATGAAAGATGCACAACAACTGTTTcactggagaaataaaaaaaaagaacaggtgAAAGTAAATTAAGTGCTATTTCTTAGTGTATTTATTCACAGTAATAATGTTTAAACAATTTAGAGTAAAGCTCTTGGAAATcaagtgaaaatgtatttcaacaGAATTCCAGGCTTAAACTCCTCTCTTcttaaagcaggaaaagattAGTGGTGCATTTAAAGTGCTTTTGTAAGCACTTTACCGGAGATTATGAACTGAGATCAGCATTTTCTAAACAATTTAAGGCCATAGCTGTTAAGTTTCCCCACCCCTGGCACaaatggttttgctttgtgCTAGACAAGCACACTGAAGAGTTATCATaatcttattaaaatatttggaagataCCCAGCAAAGGAATTAAAAGCTGAAGCAGCAAGTATCGAAACCCAGTAACAAATGTCAAGTGGGCAAATGTATTTACATGTGATCACCCAGAAACTCAACAAAATCTCCCTGACACTGAGAGGAAGCCTGGAACGGTTATTTGAAACAGCTCCCATTATGTATGTAGTTTCTGACCTATGGAAAAACAGACCATGTCTGTGCCCTGGTGATTCCCAGGGACAAACCTCTGCATTTATCGTACATTCTAACATGAAAAGATGACAAAGGGTAGGTGCTTTCATAGATTAGCTAGGGACCACCTGCCATGGTCTCAGTAGCCACCCTGCTGGGTAGCCCACAGCGTACCAAATATCCACAGAGGGTGGCCACACAGGTGctagcaaatgaaaaagcacaAGGGAATATTCCCAAGCACAGGGACACTGCTGCTAGTGCCTGTATGGGGCATCCCAAATAACGTTCTCCCAAatttttcctgggaaaagtTGACCAATATAATGACCCACTTTGTTTTGTCTGAGGGCCAGTTGTTATCCCAGGGCAGACACACTCGCTCTGGTTTAGACAGCTGACAGTACCACCTGTTTTTTTGCACGCACCAGCACAAGAAGACTTGGAAGAAGCCTGACAAGGTGTTTTGAATTCATCCCTGGAGAAGCCCCTGTTATCCCATTGATTCTATAGACAATCTAAAGAGATATAGGTCCTAACTTTGGTCATCTATCTTTAGAAGTAAATACATGCTCTGCCTCCCCATTGTAACCGTGGCAATTTAATTTTAGGTTTCATTTTGCTCAACTCTACATAGATTTTTAACACgtgcaaggaaagaaaggtgATTGAAACATAACATAATGACAGCCAATAAGCCAGGAAGCTTCCATTGTCTTTCCATatccaccagctgcagcagtcaCAATTCAGAgcttaatgtttttaaaaattaaaataacacaatAATACCAATAAAGAGTTTCTCATAGTATTTCGgtgttttccctccttttaCCCAGCTGAACTTTGAACGTGCCAAGAGTCAcacaataaaattatattaagaaTATGACTGTTATGATTCCGCTGAAGCCTGGGCTCTAGTAAACATCTGTGTCAAGAATagttctgtgtttcattttaccCAAGCCTGATGTCCTTGAAAGTACCTTATTTTTTGTATATAAGTTGCCTGATATTACAGAAATTACACCAGAATTCCTTCTGGGGGACAAGTGCATCATTTTATAGACTTTCCAAAGCTGGGAAATCAAGCCTCTGTTTAAATAGGTTCATTGATAATAAGACATTGGTCATCTATGAGATCACATCGCTTTAGGTTCTTGAAATCATGTGCCACATAGAGCTATGAATGATGTTCCTGAGAAGGCACAACTCCTGTTGACTTCAAGATTCCCTTGTGCTGTTGGACAAATCTAATATGTTCAGATCTACAAAGGGAATTAACACACTAAATTCTGATTTGACAGTAGTGGGACTTTGCTTAAACAGCCTCAGGGGAATTTTATTCTTGCTGAAGCCACAGTCAtcatctgtatttattttgagaagGCAAAATTTGACTGCAACTATTTATCACCAGATAGAAACTCAATTTGCCTCTAGATTGGGTTATTTGTTGCTGTGAGTCTTTGCTTCTGAGTAAAATTTTCTACTGACCTGTGCTCCTGACCACTTCTATGTAAGTATGGATGTCTGCCCATGGCCATTCCTGTTCTTCTACACCCTGTCTAATCCCATAGTAAGAGATGGGCAGGTAACAGCAACTGGCAGAACGGGTTAGCTGCTTCAGCTGTAATAGTATTCAGATGTGGATGTCAGCCCTATTGCCCACAATACTGTGATAAATTCCTGTATACTTCAACATTTGGTAAAGAGGttgagcacacacacacacaaaaaaaaaacaacccaacaaacccaacaaaaaaacccccaaacaaatcCAGTAGTGAAGAATGCATGGAGGGAAGTGACACATCACATACAAGGCAATAGATATATGGATTTCATTAACATTCAAAAGGATTCACTCCCTTTTCACCTTGCTTGAACTATATACCCTACTGCTCTTGAGCCACAGCTGTTTGAACAAAAGGTCTTCAACTTCTTCAAGCACTGTTACGAGATTTATAGATTTTGATAAAAAAGAACCTCAGAAACTCAATGCACTTGCCTTTTCATGATCTCCTGAACTTTGTGATCTGTTATACTCTAACATTTGCCATGAGCTGCCCTCATTGTGccctttcctgttttgtttctatTCTTGTATCAGAGTAAGAATTAAGAAGCTTGTGGAAAATGATCAATGCAGTGAAACTATTTGCCCATTTTTGTAGCATATCTAGaaaattctttcctctttctcttcttttcatttatacTTCATCTTCATGGTCTTGAGCAGGACAAACAGTTAAAGGTGATCCCTCCGTTTAACCTCTTCTCCCTTTAGCTTGTGGTCACTTCCCTTTTCTAAAGGGTGTATTCTTACTCCTAGAAAAACCCTGGAGGGACCgtctattaatttttttttcttttgtgccattgaaaacaaacaaaacaatgttcCCTGGAAGCATGGGAGCCAAATAGCAACTCTTGGCAAAAAAGCGGCAGTTCAGTGCAATTGCTGGAAACagtcttacttttttttttttcctgaaaagtaaATTGAGCACTTGTAGGTAGCAACCTATTCAAGACAGATGTGACCATAAAAACGACAAGCCGCAGAACACATTTAGTTTCCCTTGAacatctccatttttttcttgtttcaccATTTCACATTATTACTTAATCAAGAAGAATCCAGCATGAATTAAAGGGGATAGGGGGAAATGATGGGTCTGCCCAATTTTATATCCTATCAGGGCTGTGTGGGAAGAGAGGTCACTTGTATGGTGTCTGTATCTTCTGTCTTGAAGCCAGATCTGATTTCATCAAAAGTGTTTTAGCATTGCTTAAGGAATGAAAGAAGAGCTGGATTGTATTCCTATCTGGCTTTAAAGCATGTTGCGTTGTCATGGTagtgtaaaatgttttttgagaTATGAGGGAGTGGACAGCAGCACTTTCATGTGTGCTATAAGAGATCTGATCTCAGCTCTGGCTGGTAATTAGCCAGGCATGGGAATGAATCTCAAACACTTATTTCAAACTGTGAGAGCCAGAAAGACCTATGATGTGCCTTTGGCACATTACCTTTGTGTCTAAGCAGCACTAACCTGCTGGTGGAGAAGCCTGGAAAGTCCTGCCAGCAGTGTGCAGTATGCAGGGAGGCTCTGGGTTCGTAGTCTTACTCCTTGTTAATCCATGTTTGTCCATTTCAGTTAATCATCAAAGTGTCCTTCAATGAATCTTTCTTTGTAGAGGTTATTGATAAAGGAGACATGAAGTGACAGACTGAGATTTATTTGCCACAGGTGGGTATTTTGGCTTTAGGGTAaattttgggtttgttcttgTCATTGCTGGTGCTGATAGATTTACATCTTTTGGCATTAGCTTCTGTCTATTGAATGCAGAGAAAATGCTTTATGAATCTAGATTCCCATTTCCATTACACATCTTGGTAAAAGACTGGAAGGAATGTGAAA
This genomic window contains:
- the AQP1 gene encoding aquaporin-1 → MASEFKKKVFWRAVVAEFLAMSLFIFISIGSALGFNFPVVGNKTSTRSQDNVKVSLAFGLSIATMAQSVGHISGAHLNPAVTLGLLLSCQISIFKALMYIIAQCLGAVVATAILSGVTSSLPDNALGLNALSEGINAGQGLGIEIIATFQLVLCVLATTDRRRNDVSGSAPLAIGLSVALGHLLAIDYTGCGINPARSFGSALIANNFENHWIFWVGPIIGGASAALIYDFVLAPRSSDLTDRVKVWTSGQVEEYDLEGDDMNSRVEMKPK